The Candidatus Reconcilbacillus cellulovorans sequence GCGAGCGTCTCCTCGGTGAATTCGGCGAAAATCGGCGCCGCCGCGTATGATTCCGCCTGCGTCAGCCGGCGTCCGCGGTCGTGGCCGACCCAGACGGCGGTCGCGAGTTCAGGCGTGAAGCCGACCATCCAGGCGTCGGTGTCCGTCGTGCCGGTTTTGGCCGCAACCGGCCGTTTCAGAAGCTGCGCCACGCGGTGGCCGGTGGCGCCGGGTTCGAACACGCCCTGCAGTTCGTATGTCAACACATAGGCGGTTTCCGGCGCGACGACGCGCTCGGGTTTCGCCGCGCGCACGTACAACACCCGCCCGTCGGGCCCCTCGATGCGGCGGACGGCGGCCGGTTCGAACCGTTCGCCCAAATTTGCGATCGTCGCGAAGGCCGACGCCAGTTCCAGCGGGCTGACCGGCGACGTGCCGAGCGCCAGCGACGGCACGGCGTCGAGCGGAGAGGTAATGCCGAGCCTGCGCGCCATCGCGACGACGGTCTGTTCTCCGATCAGGCGGATCGTCGAAACGGCGTAAACGTTGTCCGATTTGGCGATCGCTTCGCGCAGCGCAATCCAGTCGTGTTCATAATGATTGTTGAAATTGCGCGGGGTATACACTTGACGACCGTTGTCGTACGGAAACGACGTCGGTTCGCTTCGAAAGCGCGTGGCCGGCGTGAAACCCGGATGTTCGAGCGCAGCCAAGTAAACGATCGGCTTAAACGCCGAACCGGGTTGGCGGCCTGCCGACACCGCGCGGTTGAACTGGCTTTCCGTGTAGTCGCGGCCTCCGACCATCGCCCGGATTTCGCCGTTGCGCGGGTCGATCGCGATGAGCGCGACCTGCAGATCCGGAAAATCGGCCAGACGGCGCGCGACGACGCGTTCGGCCGTTTCCTGCGAGCGGGGATCGAGCGTCGTGTAAATGCGATATCCTCCCGTCGCCAGCTCGCGTTCCGTCACGCCGAGGAGGGCGGCCGCCTGCCGGACGACGAAATCACGGAAATACGGCGCGCGGGCGGGTTGCGGCTTCGGAGGCGGTTGCAGTACAAGCGGCGCGCGCTTTGCGGATTCCGCCTCCGCGGGCGTGATCACGCCGTATTCCGCCATTTTGTCAAGAATCAGACGCTGACGGCTTTTGGCGTTATCCATGTTCAGATAAGGAGAATAATACGCCGGTCCCTTCGGGATACCGGCCAGCAGCGCGCTTTCGGCGAGCGTGAGCTTTTTCGCGCTTTTTCCGAAGTAGAGCCGGGCCGCCGCTTCCGCCCCGTAGGCGCCGTGGCCGTAATAAATTTCGTTCAGATAATATTCAAGAATCTGTTCTTTCGTCAACGCGGACTCCAGGATCAGGGCGTAGAACGCTTCCTTCAGTTTCCGCGACCACGTGCGGTCGTGCGTCAGATACAGGTTGCGCGCCAGCTGCTGGGTCAGCGTGCTCGCGCCTTGCTCCGTCGACATGGCGCGCAAGTTGACGAACAGGGCGCGCGCGATTCCCTTCGGATCGATGCCGTGGTGTTCGAAGAAACGGCGGTCCTCGATCGCCACCGTCGCCTGTACCAGATACGGTGAAATGTCGGACAGCGGCACGACCGTCCGGTTTTCGCCCGCATCCAGCGCGTCGAGGACGCCGCCTTCGGCGTCCAGAATGAACGACGTCTGGGGCATGGGAACCGCCGGCGGCACCTGCAAATGCAAAAAGAAAAACAGCGCGACCAGCGAGACGCCCGCCAGCAGCGCGCCGGAACCGGCCAAAGACGCAAAAAATTTCCCTGCCGCTTGTCGGTGCCGGCGTGACAGCTGCTGAGGCAGACGGGACGACACGTCTTTCGGCATCGCGGATCGCCTCCTCAGCGTGCTTCGGTTATAGATGTATTTTCCATTATGATGGAGATTTTGAATATCTATACCCAGGCGTTTCGGTGGGCGAACGCCGTATCGGCGTTCCTCTTACGCATCCGGCAGGTTCCGCAGTATGAAGGCGCGATTGCAAAATCCGGTCGATCGACTATAATACTTCTTGTTGACCGGATTCGGCACAAAAAGAAGGGGCGGCTTCGATGGAGCTCTGGTTTACAGAGAAACAGACCGAATCATTCGGCATTACGGCGAAAACGACGCGGACTCTCGTCCGAGAAAAAACGCCGTACCA is a genomic window containing:
- a CDS encoding carboxypeptidase, whose product is MPKDVSSRLPQQLSRRHRQAAGKFFASLAGSGALLAGVSLVALFFFLHLQVPPAVPMPQTSFILDAEGGVLDALDAGENRTVVPLSDISPYLVQATVAIEDRRFFEHHGIDPKGIARALFVNLRAMSTEQGASTLTQQLARNLYLTHDRTWSRKLKEAFYALILESALTKEQILEYYLNEIYYGHGAYGAEAAARLYFGKSAKKLTLAESALLAGIPKGPAYYSPYLNMDNAKSRQRLILDKMAEYGVITPAEAESAKRAPLVLQPPPKPQPARAPYFRDFVVRQAAALLGVTERELATGGYRIYTTLDPRSQETAERVVARRLADFPDLQVALIAIDPRNGEIRAMVGGRDYTESQFNRAVSAGRQPGSAFKPIVYLAALEHPGFTPATRFRSEPTSFPYDNGRQVYTPRNFNNHYEHDWIALREAIAKSDNVYAVSTIRLIGEQTVVAMARRLGITSPLDAVPSLALGTSPVSPLELASAFATIANLGERFEPAAVRRIEGPDGRVLYVRAAKPERVVAPETAYVLTYELQGVFEPGATGHRVAQLLKRPVAAKTGTTDTDAWMVGFTPELATAVWVGHDRGRRLTQAESYAAAPIFAEFTEETLAAVPPKMFRAPERVQFVYIDPKTGALATDRCPDVRLEAFVAGTAPIEPCPVHGGQPHALPGPDAKERPKSWWDSLKRWWTG